One genomic segment of candidate division WOR-3 bacterium includes these proteins:
- the pyrF gene encoding orotidine-5'-phosphate decarboxylase has product MKERLIVALDSNDLNKIKLLVDKLQGLVEYFKVGAIPFTCFGPELVRFLKSRRLKVMLDLKYHDIPNTVARACEGAMELGVDMLTMHTSGGFGMMEEAVKAVSIVSDIKKIPRPKLLGITVLTSIDEAYFKDLFGEVKRTIEEQVIFLARLAQSAGLDGVVASPQEISRIKENCGKDFLVITPGIRSPNEMVDDQVRTMTAGQAIRAGADYIVVGRPIIAATDPVRAAKQIIKEMEDAG; this is encoded by the coding sequence ATGAAGGAAAGGTTGATTGTGGCATTGGATTCCAATGATCTGAACAAAATCAAACTGCTCGTTGATAAATTACAGGGATTGGTTGAATATTTCAAGGTCGGGGCGATCCCTTTTACCTGCTTTGGTCCGGAACTGGTCCGGTTTTTAAAAAGCCGGCGTTTGAAGGTAATGCTCGATTTAAAGTATCACGATATTCCCAATACCGTTGCCCGGGCCTGCGAAGGGGCGATGGAACTGGGAGTGGATATGTTGACCATGCATACCAGCGGCGGATTCGGGATGATGGAAGAGGCGGTAAAGGCGGTTTCGATCGTCTCGGATATCAAAAAAATTCCCCGCCCCAAACTTTTAGGGATAACGGTCTTGACCAGCATCGATGAGGCATATTTTAAGGATTTATTCGGCGAGGTAAAAAGAACGATTGAAGAGCAGGTTATCTTCCTTGCCCGTCTTGCCCAGAGTGCGGGTCTGGATGGAGTTGTTGCCTCGCCCCAGGAGATATCAAGGATAAAAGAAAATTGCGGTAAGGATTTTCTGGTCATCACGCCTGGGATTCGGTCTCCGAACGAGATGGTCGATGACCAAGTACGGACCATGACCGCGGGTCAAGCAATCCGCGCCGGTGCTGATTATATCGTTGTTGGCCGGCCGATTATCGCGGCCACGGATCCGGTCCGGGCAGCAAAACAGATAATCAAGGAGATGGAAGATGCAGGTTGA
- a CDS encoding tetratricopeptide repeat protein — MEKKSVVFILFLFIGCAYFNTFYNAQNYFQQGMKVVKDDTLKYDIEPFDKAIEKCAAVIVKYPESQYVDDALFMMGVAYYFKGDYNRALEKLEFLTNNFPRSKFYDDAMYYIGLSYYKKEELSKAIIALKEAGNYKSYRKKAAVMLCYAYYRDGNYRDLINVARKLKEEKMVRRERLMILNILGECEYQLKEYESALKTFREMENIEPTPEQRRLIKLKIARIYLEMGQYEELRNFLEAETDPEFRLLLADLYKRIGEISNAKQVYLEVRELPQSEYVAKAYSALAELAEKEDSLELAIAYYDSLLPKATGELFNNAKKKSEILKKIRELRNQTTDLDKAQFALAELYFVEVKDIPKALLYYENVYRKYPKSQWAPKALYAHFWITKMMLKDAQQAQMLGDELLKRYPETEYARAVQNLLNK; from the coding sequence ATGGAGAAAAAATCAGTAGTATTCATTCTTTTCCTGTTCATCGGTTGTGCCTATTTTAATACCTTCTACAATGCCCAGAACTATTTCCAGCAGGGGATGAAGGTCGTCAAGGATGATACGCTGAAATATGATATTGAGCCTTTTGATAAGGCGATTGAGAAGTGTGCGGCGGTGATTGTGAAATATCCCGAATCCCAGTATGTAGATGATGCCCTTTTTATGATGGGCGTTGCCTACTATTTCAAAGGCGATTATAACCGGGCATTGGAAAAGCTGGAGTTTCTCACGAACAATTTCCCCCGTTCTAAATTTTATGACGATGCTATGTACTACATCGGACTTTCCTATTATAAAAAAGAAGAGTTGAGCAAGGCCATCATCGCTTTGAAAGAAGCAGGAAATTACAAAAGTTATCGTAAGAAAGCAGCGGTGATGCTCTGTTATGCCTATTATCGCGATGGAAATTACCGGGATTTAATCAATGTCGCACGGAAATTGAAAGAGGAAAAGATGGTGCGCCGGGAACGCCTGATGATTCTGAATATACTGGGGGAATGTGAATACCAGCTCAAAGAATACGAATCGGCATTAAAGACTTTTCGGGAGATGGAGAATATTGAGCCGACACCAGAACAAAGAAGGTTGATAAAATTGAAGATTGCCCGGATCTACTTAGAAATGGGACAGTATGAAGAGTTGAGAAATTTTCTGGAAGCCGAAACTGATCCAGAATTCCGTTTGCTCTTAGCAGATTTGTATAAACGGATTGGAGAGATATCCAATGCAAAGCAGGTGTATTTGGAGGTCCGAGAGCTACCCCAATCCGAGTACGTGGCGAAAGCCTATTCAGCCTTAGCAGAACTTGCAGAAAAAGAAGATAGCCTGGAATTGGCAATTGCTTATTATGATTCACTTCTTCCCAAAGCAACCGGAGAACTGTTTAATAACGCTAAGAAGAAATCGGAGATTTTAAAAAAGATAAGAGAATTAAGGAATCAGACTACAGATCTTGATAAGGCGCAGTTTGCCTTGGCTGAATTGTATTTTGTAGAGGTAAAAGATATCCCCAAGGCACTGTTGTACTATGAGAATGTTTACAGGAAATACCCGAAGAGTCAATGGGCACCCAAAGCCCTTTATGCCCATTTCTGGATCACCAAAATGATGCTCAAAGACGCCCAGCAGGCACAGATGCTTGGGGACGAACTTTTAAAACGTTACCCCGAGACCGAATATGCCAGGGCGGTGCAAAATCTATTGAATAAATAA
- a CDS encoding FAD-binding oxidoreductase: MIKHTVKILKKEWLSADIFSLEFNLPGLHPTPGQFFQVRINETFDPLLNRPISIADYEKTRVSMVIKVVGKGTELLSKKKVGEELIVYGPLGRRLKIENKNSLLIAGGIGVAPLFFLAKRLKRAWIDFTFVYGARNPSALVLKDEIEKLTSNVIFITETGGKKSGTALSVLSELNLTVYEIGYACGPKAMLKELQKLNLGFPIYAFCEDFLGCGCGLCLGCAIKYYGRYQRICEDGPVFELKGIEFDGGDI; the protein is encoded by the coding sequence ATGATCAAGCACACGGTTAAAATTTTAAAAAAAGAATGGTTGAGCGCGGATATTTTTTCTTTGGAGTTTAATCTCCCGGGATTGCATCCAACACCTGGACAGTTTTTTCAGGTGCGCATAAACGAGACCTTTGATCCGCTTTTGAATCGTCCCATCAGCATTGCGGACTATGAAAAAACACGGGTATCGATGGTGATAAAAGTGGTGGGCAAAGGAACAGAACTGCTGAGCAAAAAGAAAGTTGGAGAAGAACTTATCGTCTACGGTCCTTTGGGACGGCGTTTAAAGATAGAGAATAAAAATAGTCTGCTCATTGCCGGGGGCATCGGAGTAGCACCGTTGTTCTTTTTGGCGAAAAGGTTAAAGCGTGCATGGATTGATTTTACCTTTGTCTATGGTGCCCGAAATCCCTCAGCACTTGTGTTAAAGGATGAAATCGAAAAATTAACTTCTAATGTAATATTCATCACCGAAACCGGGGGCAAAAAAAGCGGGACAGCACTATCGGTGCTGTCGGAGCTTAATCTAACAGTGTATGAAATAGGATATGCCTGCGGACCTAAGGCAATGCTTAAGGAATTGCAGAAGTTAAATTTGGGATTTCCGATTTATGCCTTCTGTGAGGATTTTTTGGGTTGCGGCTGTGGCCTATGTCTGGGCTGTGCAATAAAGTATTATGGCCGATACCAAAGAATCTGTGAGGATGGACCGGTATTTGAACTGAAGGGGATTGAGTTTGATGGTGGAGATATTTGA
- a CDS encoding dihydroorotate dehydrogenase produces the protein MVEIFDIKFKNPVFIASGVFGFGLKYKSVTRGVGAIFTKGITLKPRVGNPPPRIYETPAGIINSVGLENPGVKEFCNSILPRLKKLNNRIFVNVAGFTIDEYAQIVEEIGEGVTGFELNVSCPNVKEGGVLFGQDPKMVGKIVRMVRKRTRRPIIVKLTANFCDPLKIGKACVDAGADGLSLINTIFGMAFDIKRKKPIITGGLSGPAIKPFALYCLHRLKDLKVPLIGMGGIMTGRDAYEFLLAGASAVAVGTALLRDPYAPLQIIKELEVLLQNKSV, from the coding sequence ATGGTGGAGATATTTGATATTAAGTTTAAAAATCCGGTCTTTATTGCCTCGGGCGTTTTTGGCTTTGGTTTGAAATACAAGAGCGTCACCCGTGGGGTGGGAGCAATATTCACCAAAGGGATCACCCTGAAACCCCGCGTCGGTAATCCCCCACCTCGGATTTACGAGACACCCGCAGGCATTATCAATTCGGTGGGACTGGAAAATCCAGGCGTAAAAGAATTCTGTAATTCCATCCTCCCCCGTTTGAAAAAGTTAAACAACCGAATATTTGTGAATGTGGCTGGATTTACTATTGATGAGTATGCCCAGATTGTGGAAGAGATTGGCGAGGGTGTGACCGGTTTTGAGTTGAATGTCTCATGCCCGAATGTCAAGGAAGGAGGGGTATTATTCGGACAGGATCCCAAGATGGTAGGTAAGATCGTCCGGATGGTGCGCAAACGGACCCGCCGGCCAATAATCGTTAAACTCACTGCCAACTTCTGTGACCCACTGAAAATCGGTAAAGCCTGTGTGGATGCGGGTGCCGATGGCCTTTCGTTAATCAATACCATATTTGGCATGGCATTTGACATCAAGAGAAAAAAACCGATAATCACCGGAGGTCTCTCTGGACCTGCGATCAAACCTTTCGCATTGTACTGTCTCCATCGCCTGAAAGATTTAAAGGTTCCGCTCATTGGAATGGGTGGGATCATGACCGGCCGGGATGCTTATGAGTTCTTACTTGCCGGGGCCTCGGCTGTGGCAGTGGGCACCGCACTATTACGCGACCCCTATGCGCCCTTGCAGATTATTAAAGAACTTGAAGTTTTGTTGCAAAATAAGAGTGTTTGA